The Streptomyces collinus DNA segment CCGCCGCTTCTACAAGAAGCACTACGACCCGACGCACCTGGTCGTCGCCTGCGCCGGCAACGTCGACCACGCCAAGGTCGTACGACAGGTCCGCGCCGCCTTCGAGAAGGCCGGTGCCCTCAAGGACCTCGCCGCCGACCCCGTCGCCCCGCGCAGCGGCAAGCGGGCCCTGCGCACCGCGGGCCGCGTCGAGCTGGTCGACCGCAAGACCGAGCAGGCACACGTCGTGCTCGGCATGCCCGGCCTGTCCCGTACGGACGAGCGCCGCTGGGCCCTGGGCGTGCTGAACACCGCCCTCGGCGGCGGCATGTCCTCCCGCCTCTTCCAGGAGGTCCGCGAGAAGCGCGGCCTGGCCTACAGCGTGTACTCGTACACCTCCGGCTTCGCCGACTGCGGCCTGTTCGGCGTCTACGCCGGCTGCAGGCCCTCGCAGGTGCACGACGTGCTGAAGATCTGCCGCGACGAACTCGACCACGTCGCCGAGCACGGCCTCTCCGACGACGAGATAGGGCGTGCGATCGGCCAGCTCCGGGGCTCCACGGTCCTCGGCCTGGAGGACACCGGCGCGCTGATGAACCGTATCGGCAAGAGCGAGCTGTGCTGGGGCGAGCAGATGTCCGTCGACGACATGCTGGCCCGGATAACGTCGGTCACCCCGGACGACGTCCGCGAGGTCGCCCGCGAGATCCTGGGACGGCGGCCCTCCCTTTCGGTCATCGGCCCGCTGAAGGACAAGCAGGCGGCCCGCCTGAACGACGCCGTCGCCTGACCATTCCCTGGTGAAGGAAGCACAAGAGATGAGCAAGCTGCGCGTGGCGGTCCTCGGCGCCAAGGGCCGGATCGGCTCGGAAGCCGTACGAGCCGTCGAAGCCGCCGAGGACATGGAGCTGGTCGCCGCCCTCGGCCGGGGCGACAAGCTGGAGACGCTGACCGAATCGGGCGCCCAGGTCGCGGTCGAACTGACCACGCCCGACTCGGTCATGGCCAACCTCGACTTCTGCGTCGGCCACGGCATCCACGCCGTCGTCGGCACCACCGGCTGGACCGACGAGCGCCTCGCGCAGCTGAACGGCTGGCTGTCCGCCTCCCCGGAGACGGGCGTGCTCATCGCGCCGAACTTCTCCATCGGCGCCGTCCTCACCATGAAGTTCGCGCAGCTCGCCGCCCCCTACTTCGAGTCCGTCGAGGTCGTCGAGCTGCACCACCCGAACAAGGTGGACGCCCCCTCCGGCACCGCCACGCGCACCGCCCAGCTCATCGCCGAGGCCCGCCGCGCCGCCGGCACCGCCCCGGCCCCCGACGCCACGGCCACCGCCCTGGACGGCGCCCGCGGCGCCGACGTCGACGGCGTCCCGGTCCACGCGGTCCGGCTGCGCGGACTCCTCGCCCACCAGGAGGTCCTGCTCGGCGCCGAGGGCGAGACCCTCACGGTCCGGCACGACTCCCTCCACCACAGCAGCTTCATGCCGGGCATCCTGCTCGGCGCCCGCCGCGTGGTGAGCACCCCGGGCCTGACGTTCGGCCTGGAACACTTCCTGGACCTGAACTGAGCCTCTGACCGTCATGCGCGCAAAGCTCACCTACGCCCTCACGGCCGCCGTCCTGGTCGTCTACTTCGTCCTGGTCGGCAGCCGCGGCGTCCTGCTCATCGAGACCGGCACGCCCCTCACCGTCACCTTCGGCGTCGCGGTGCTGATCCTGCCGGTCATCGGCCTGTGGTTCCTGTGGAAGAACACCCAGTTCGCCCGCAAGGCGAGCCAACTCGCCGCCGAACTCGACGCCGAGGGCGGTCTGCCCGTCGACGAACTGCGGCGCACCCCCAGCGGGCGTATCGACCGCGACTCCGCCGACGAGGTCTTCGCCAGGCGCAAGGCCGAGACGGAGGACGCCCCCGACGACTGGCGCAGCTGGTTCCGCCTCGCCGTCGCCTACCACGACGCCCGCGACACCCCGCGCGCCCGCAAGGCGATGCAGCGCGCGATCGCCCTGCATGACGGCAAGCAGCCCGAAGCTGCCTGAACCGCGTCCCCACACATGCCGACGGGGCCGGACCGTATGGACGGTCCGGCCCCGCCGGCATGAAGCAGGGGAGGTCAGCGCGGGCCGTACTCCTCGGCCCACACCTCGACCGAGTCCGCCGCCCGGTCGAAAGCCACCGCGCGGCCCAGGAAGTCCGCGTTGTGCGTCGTCATCAGGGGCGGCATGCCGCCCGCTTCCCGGTCCCGGCGTCCGAGCAGCAGCGCCTGCCCCTGCACGGTCCGCGGCAGCCCCAGCCAGCGCACCGGCTGCTGCACCGTACGCACGGAGGCGACCTGTTCCCAGGGCGCCGTACGCGTCGTGAGGAAACCCACGTGCCGCAGCCCGCGGGCGCTGACCCACACGCCCATGCGCAGCAGCCGCAGCGCCGCGGCGATGACGAGCAGCGAGAGGGCGAACACGACCCCGGCCGACGCCAGTTCGGCCGTCACGGCGATGATGACCGCCGCGAACAGCACGAACGAGGCGAGCAGCAGCGCGAGCGCCGCGACTGCCACGCGCCACGGCCCGGGCCGGTACGGCCGCCGCCAGCGGTCACGGTCGTCGTGGGGCAACGGAACGTCGTCCGCCGCCTCGAAAACGCGGTCGGCCGTCAGGAAGGGCAGGGGCACGGCTGGTCCTCACTCGATCCATGCGTGGGCTGTGCCCGGTGAGGCTACCGATCTGTGTCCCCGGTCACCACTGGCGGGGGGCCGGATGGAGTCACCGCCGGTGCGGTGCGGTTCAGCGCCTCTCGGACGCCTGCGACTGCTGAGGCTGATCAGCCGTCTTGTCGGGCTTCAGTGCGGGAGTCCCGATGACCAGGGACCCCACGAGCCCCGCCACGATGGTGAGCCCCAGCAGCCAGCGGCCGGCCACCTCACCGACGGAGGACCGCTCGCGCGGTGGGGGAGTGACATTGCTGCGGAACCTGTCGGCCTCGGCGACGAAGGCAAACGGCACGGGTTCACGCCGACCGAACATCAGGGGTACGTCTCCTTCAAGGTGGAACGGATCACTTTCGTCTGTAGAGACGAACGAACTCCCTCATAGGTGCCCTGTTTCACCGACTTCATTGCGGCACGCCACCGATCGCACCGAATCGGCCGGGCCGTAGAGTGGCGTCGCCACACGACGAGATGGGAAGGCCCTGCCAACCGTGACCGACACCCCCGCCGACGACCTCAAGCCCAGCTACCGCAGCGACGTCACCGTCGAGCTGGTCAAGCACACCGCGTCCGACGCGGACGTCCTCTTCGCCGCCCGCGTCTCGACCCTCGGCGAGCAGTCCCTGGACGAGCTGAAGAAGGACCCCGAGCGTTCCAAGGGCCTGATCAACTATCTGATGCGGGACCGGCACGGCAGCCCCTTCGAGCACAACTCGATGACCTTCCTCATCAGCGCCCCGATCTTCGTCTTCCGCGAGTTCATGCGGCACCGCGTCGGCTGGTCGTACAACGAGGAGAGCGGCCGCTACCGCGAGCTCCAGCCCGTCTTCTACGTCCCCGACGAGTCCCGCAAGCTGGTCCAGGAGGGCCGCCCGGGCAAGTACGTCTTCGTCGAGGGCACCCAGGCCCAGCAGGAGCTCGTCGGCCGTGTGATGGAGGACTCGTACCGACAGGCCTACGAGGCCTATCAGGAGATGCTCGCCGCCGGTGTCGCCCGCGAGGTGGCCCGGGCGGTCCTCCCGGTCGGCCTGTACTCGTCGATGTACGCCACCTGCAACGCCCGCTCGCTGATGCACTTCCTCGGCCTGCGCACCCAGCACGAGCTGGCGAAGGTCCCGTCCTTCCCGCAGCGCGAGATCGAGATGGTCGGCGAGAAGATGGAGGCCGAGTGGTCCCGGCTCATGCCGCTCACGTACGCCGCCTTCAACGCGAACGGACGCGTGGCGCCGTAACGCACCTCCGGCCTCCGGGCCAGGTACAGATGTACGGTTCAGCCGCGCGAAGTGTCCGTATTGCGGCATTTGGAGAAGTTCATCTAGCCTGATCAAACGGGTCCGGCACTGCTTGAACCCCCGAGCAGGCAGTGCCGGGCTCCACCTTTGTCACGACTTGGCACCTGCCCCGCGGGCAGACCCGGTCCTGAGCAACGAGTAGCGTGTAACCCATGGCTCCGACCTCGACTCCGCAGACCCCCTTCGGGCGGGTCCTCACCGCCATGGTCACGCCCTTCACGGCGGACGGCGCACTCGACCTCGACGGCGCGCAGCGGCTCGCCGCCCACCTGGTGGACGCAGGCAACGACGGCCTGATCATCAACGGCACCACCGGCGAGTCCCCGACCACCAGCGACGCGGAGAAAGCGGATCTCGTACGGGCGGTCCTGGAGGCGGTCGGAGACCGTGCCCACGTGGTGGCCGGAGTCGGCACCAACGACACCCACCACAGCATGGAGCTCGCCCGGGCGGCGGAGCGCACCGGCGCACACGGCCTGCTCGTCGTGACCCCGTACTACAACAAGCCCCCGCAGGAAGGCCTCTACCGGCACTTCACGGCCGTCGCCGACA contains these protein-coding regions:
- the thyX gene encoding FAD-dependent thymidylate synthase, with the translated sequence MTDTPADDLKPSYRSDVTVELVKHTASDADVLFAARVSTLGEQSLDELKKDPERSKGLINYLMRDRHGSPFEHNSMTFLISAPIFVFREFMRHRVGWSYNEESGRYRELQPVFYVPDESRKLVQEGRPGKYVFVEGTQAQQELVGRVMEDSYRQAYEAYQEMLAAGVAREVARAVLPVGLYSSMYATCNARSLMHFLGLRTQHELAKVPSFPQREIEMVGEKMEAEWSRLMPLTYAAFNANGRVAP
- a CDS encoding M16 family metallopeptidase — translated: MTSRGFQATARTSSEARAVARTQTLIKGQNGIGTVRKTTLPGGLRIVTETLPSVRSATFGIWAHVGSRDETPALNGATHYLEHLLFKGTGRRSALDISAALDAVGGEMNAFTAKEYTCYYARVLDTDLPLAIDVVCDMLTGSLILEEDVNVERGAILEEIAMTEDDPGDCVHDLFAHTMFGDNPLGRPVLGTVDTVNALTADRIRRFYKKHYDPTHLVVACAGNVDHAKVVRQVRAAFEKAGALKDLAADPVAPRSGKRALRTAGRVELVDRKTEQAHVVLGMPGLSRTDERRWALGVLNTALGGGMSSRLFQEVREKRGLAYSVYSYTSGFADCGLFGVYAGCRPSQVHDVLKICRDELDHVAEHGLSDDEIGRAIGQLRGSTVLGLEDTGALMNRIGKSELCWGEQMSVDDMLARITSVTPDDVREVAREILGRRPSLSVIGPLKDKQAARLNDAVA
- a CDS encoding PH domain-containing protein, which encodes MPLPFLTADRVFEAADDVPLPHDDRDRWRRPYRPGPWRVAVAALALLLASFVLFAAVIIAVTAELASAGVVFALSLLVIAAALRLLRMGVWVSARGLRHVGFLTTRTAPWEQVASVRTVQQPVRWLGLPRTVQGQALLLGRRDREAGGMPPLMTTHNADFLGRAVAFDRAADSVEVWAEEYGPR
- the dapB gene encoding 4-hydroxy-tetrahydrodipicolinate reductase, translated to MSKLRVAVLGAKGRIGSEAVRAVEAAEDMELVAALGRGDKLETLTESGAQVAVELTTPDSVMANLDFCVGHGIHAVVGTTGWTDERLAQLNGWLSASPETGVLIAPNFSIGAVLTMKFAQLAAPYFESVEVVELHHPNKVDAPSGTATRTAQLIAEARRAAGTAPAPDATATALDGARGADVDGVPVHAVRLRGLLAHQEVLLGAEGETLTVRHDSLHHSSFMPGILLGARRVVSTPGLTFGLEHFLDLN